Sequence from the Granulicella sp. L56 genome:
TGACTGGGGATTCCATGGCTTTGTAGTCTCAGATTGCGCAGCAATCTCGGATGTCAGCGTTGGTCATAAGTATGCTCCGGACCTGGAACACGCGGCTGCTGTATCCGTGAAGGCCGGTACCGACCTGAGCTGCGGCAAGGAATATGCGGCGTTGGCGGGGGCGGTGCGCCATCATCTGATTCCAGAGTCAGACATCGATACAGCCGTGCGTCGCTTGTTCACGGCGCGGTTTCGGCTCGGCATGTTCGATCCTGCTGCCTCGGTGTCATTCAATCAAATTCCATTCTCGCAAAATGATTCACCTCAACATGCTCAGTTTGCGCTCGAAGCGGCGCGTGCTTCGTTGGTGCTCCTGAAGAATGACCATCGCATATTGCCGCTGCGTTCCGATCTGAGAAGCATTGCGGTGATCGGGCCAAATGCCGACACACTGCCAGCGCTCGAGGGCAACTATAACGGCGTGGCCTCGCACCCAGTAACTCCGCTGGAGGCTCTGGAGAAGCGAATGCAGGGCCGCGTGCGATACGCGCAGGGATCGCCGTATGTCGATGGTGCCTCCCTGCCTGTACCCGAAACCCTATTGACCATAGATGGAGCAGCCACGCACGGTCTGCGTGGAGAGTATTTCTCCGATACAGATTTCAAGAGCGCTCCAGTAGTGACCCGTGTCGATCGCAGAATTGACTTCGACTGGAATGGCGCACCACCTGCACCCGGCATCTCGGCCAAAGCGTTTGCCGTTCGCTGGACAGGCATGATGACCGCCCCCGTGCCCGGCACGCTCGACATGGGCTTCTCCTTCGCGCATTGCAGCACCTGCGAGGACGCGGAGACGATCAAGGTATGGCTCGACGGCAAGCAGGTGTATGCCTACGATCACGCAGCAACGCATGGCAGGCGCGCTCCGGCAACGCCTTTTCAACTGGCGTTTGCCGACACCAGGCCGCATCGTTTGCGCATTGAATACACCCACCAAGCGCCTCACTTCGGAGCTGGGCTTACTCTGAACTGGAGACCGCCGCTGGACGTGCTGCGCCAGCAAGCGGTTGAGGCTGCGTCCAAGTCAGATGCTGTCGTGCTGTTTCTGGGACTGAGCCCTGAACTCGAAGGCGAAGAGATGCCGATTGCGGTGACAGGATTTCGCGGAGGAGACCGCACCTCGATTGAGCTGCCGGACGCGCAGCAGCAACTGGTCTCTGCACTCGCCGCCACGGGCAAGCCGATTGTCATGGTGCTCATGAATGGAAGCGCAATCGCGCTTGGCGAGGCGGCGAAGAAAGCGGATGCCATTCTCGAAGCGTGGTATCCAGGACAAGCTGGCGGAACGGCGATTGCGGAGACTCTCTTCGGAGAGAACAATCCTTCGGGGCGATTGCCGATTACGTTCTATACGAGCACGGCGCAGCTTCCGCCGTTTGATGACTACAGCATGAGCGGCCGAACTTATCGTTACTTCAGCGGCGAACCGCTTTACGGCTTTGGATATGGGCTCAGCTACACGCGTTTCGGTTACTCCGCAGGCAAGCTTTCTGCCTCGACTGTGCAAGCGGGACAACCGCTCAAAGTGCAGGTAGAGGTGAAGAATGAGGGTGATCGCGACGGCGCGGAGACGATTGAGGCTTATCTGATTCCTGAGCATTCGGTTGGAGCGCCGCTGCGCGAATTAGTCGGCTTCCAGAAGACGCAGCTTCGTCGCGGTGAGAGCAAGACGGTGCGGATGACATTGACGCCGCGCGAGTTGAGTCTTGTCTCCGCAGACGGAACGCGAAGCGTGCAGCAGGGCGAATATAAGCTTTTTGTTGGCGGAGGCCAACCTGAACAATCCAATGGAGTTATGATGCGATTTCGAATTTTGGGCCACTCCGATTTGCAGCCCTGAACTCGGACTTTTTGGCTGAAAAACCGAGGTATCCCCCACCCCCGGACTAAAGTACCCAAAGTCTTCGAAAGAAAGGACATAGGTCCAGACCTGGTCTTCGAGTCCGGTTTCGGGAAGGGGGCGTGGGAGGCCGGGGTTTGTCAAGTTTCCGTTACTTGTTCTGGAGCTGGAGGGTCATTCGGGTGAGGTCCATGAAGTTGCGACCCTCGATCACTTGGCCGTCGCGGCAGGTGATGAAGGAGGCGCCGGGGAAGGTGGTCTTTTTGCCGGTGGCGGGAAAGCCTAGGCCATCGCCGTTGTGGATCATCGAGCAGGTCCAACGGATGGCGACGCGGTCTCCCTCGGCGATGAGGTCGTCGATGTCGATGTGGATGTTGGTGAAGGCGCTGTGGAACTGACGGTGGATGGTTTTGAAGCCTTCCGGGCCGATGAGGACGGAGTCGGCGTCGGGAAAACCGTAGGCTTTGCCCTGCGGGTGGAAGAGTTCGTCGATGGTTGCTTCGCTGCCTTGATTCCAGACTTCTTCAAACCAGCGTCTTGCGAGGGCCCTGTTTTGCTCTGACATAGTGACACCTCATGCGGGAAAGATTAGCACGCGGCGCAGTCGGTGGGATGAGCGTCGTTTGAGTCTTCGCCATGTCCTGCTTAGGGGCGCAGCTTTGGAGGGGTGCGATGGGCGGCCAGATATTCGTTGAGGCTGGCGTAACCGTAGTTGCTTCGGAAAAGCTCGCTTTGATGAGGGGGATGTGGGCCGTTTGCCATCCACCTGAGCTAATGACAGTGCGAGCTGCGCTTGAGGTCGCAACCCGCATGTCCTTGATTTACCTACTGCGCCCGGCTCCATTTCGAGCTGGGCGAGTTAGCGTGTAGCTACTGTTTGGCTTTTGGGTAGGGGGTAAAGTGTGTCCTCGAGGTACAGTAACCTCTGGTCCACGCCCCCCTCTTGGTCCGATAGTTGTATACTCACCGGACCTGGGAGCCGTAGTACCTGGGGGAAGATTACTTATTTTAGCCATACGAATAGTCTCCTAATTCAGCTTGATTATTATTGCCAGTTGATGTTGAATCAGGGGCTGAGGTACCAGCCCCCGATGTTAAGGAGTGCGTCAACACTCCGGGCGACTACTTCTTCGTACACTTGCCAATGGGCCAAGACTTTAACCCATAGGCATAAGCGTCATAGGTAATGCCGTTACGCCAGTGCTTGAAGTACCGACGAAACGTTACTGCTTCCACATTCTTCATGTGGCCTCCTCAAGTGGCAGAAGAGCCGAACCTCTTCTGCCATTTGCCGTCCGAATAGGCCCGACAAATATTAATCTCCGTGGCTGCATTGGATCGTGAAGCCATAAATATAACGATCGTTGAACATCGTACACACACTTTACATTCTGTGTACGAGTAGCGTAAATTAACTTCTGTGAACAAGTCAATGCATAATCCCGAAGCAGACGAGGTTTCACTCCTTGGCGTGTCCGAAATTGCCGACCTACTTGCCGTAAGCAAGCAGACTGTTAGCAACTGGCGCACGAGAGATGAAGCGTTCCCGAAGCCTATGGCGGATTTGAAGTCCGGCCCCGTTTGGATGCGTAACGAAATTGTGATCTGGGCTCAAGCAAACGGGCATCGTCTTCAGAAGACTGAAGAGGTTAAGCCCAGCGCCAAAACACCACGAAAAAAAGCCTGCGTTGTGGCCGTAATGAACGCAAAGGGTGGCGTAGGTAAATCGACAGTTACCATCAATCTCGGTTGGTACTGCTATTCGCGCTTTCAAAAGAAGGTTCTTCTTGTAGATTTGGACCCTCAATTTAATTTGAGCCAGTATGCACTCGGGAGCGACGAATACGAAAAATTAGTGCGCGCCAAAAAGCCAACTATATCCACTATTTTTGCGAATGGGTCGTCGAAAGTCGGAAAGGAAGCCGTTAATCAGATCAGAGCGTCACGCGCAGGCGGAAAATTGGATCTTATCCCTTCGGATTTGGATTTAGCTTGGGTTACGCGGGATGGATATTTCAAAGACGTGATGCTCGACAATTATTTGAAACACACTATTGGCAAAGATAACTACGATCTGATTCTTATAGACTGCCCGCCTACTGACTCCATGTTGACAGACGCGGCTTATTCAGCAAGCGATTTTTTGTTGATTCCGGTTCGACCAGAATTTCTTCCTGCAATCGGGTTGCCCCTTATAGATCGATCCCTCCATCGTTTTCGCGAACACAAACCCGATTCGAATGTTCAAGTCGCTGGAATTGTCTTAAATGGGGTTGTTGAGAGTAAACCGGAATATAAACGATCTAAGGCTGACATACTTAAAGCTTCAAAAGTTTTTAATTGGCCCATGTTTCAGACCGAGTTAAGCGCCTCTGAGTCATACCCGAAAGGATCTCGATTAGGTTTACCTATTTTTCTGACGAATCATGCACGGTGGGAAAAAGTAACAAACTTTTCTAGTTTTGCAAAGGAGTTTGCAGAAAGGATATCCCTGTGACGAAAAAACAGCTAAGTATGCTCCAGCGCCTATCCGATTTGCTTTCGACAAACAGCGTTCGCGATTGGGCTTTTGTGTTGTCCGAGATCGATCCGACAATAACGGCTGATCGCATTTCCAAAATCAAGACAAAAATTAAAGCTCGTATCCGCGATGAAGAAGGTAAACAGCCAGATAACGGCCTGCACAAATTCGTAAAAACTCGCGCTAAATTTCCTGCTTCCCAAGAAGATACGGCTATAAGAGAATTCATCTTGCAGGTGCAGAGACCCTCCGAGAAATTTAATCGACCTTCAGGTGAAGAATTTTCTAAATGGCTTAACATAATCAGCGCCAAAGAGGGACCAATAGATAAATCCCGGAAAACCACGCCTAAGACTTCCAGCCGAAATGCGAAAAAACGTTAGGCGCTATAAATGCTAGCGCCTAACGTTGGCAATTCATAATCTAACTGCAGCCTGATGTGCTGCCGCAGCTCATGCAGCGGTAGCAGGAGCCGCTTCTGGTCATGATGGCTCCGCAGGTGGCGCAGGAGGGTGCGTCGCCCATGTCGTACATCGACTTCATCGCGTCAGCTGCGTGGTAGATGCCGCGGTCTTCTGTGTTGGGGAAGGCAGACGCAGATCCTCCGGCTTCGCCGAAGGATGACAAAGAAGAGTCGGGGGCGATTCCCTGCTGGGGTGGGGTGGTGGTGTAGAAGCTCTCCGAGAGATCCTGAGGAGCTTCGGACGAGATGCGGGGGTTCTTCGCTTCGCTCAGAATGACAGCATCTTCATTTGAGGCGGACAGGGACTGGATGACGTTGCCGGGGCTGTTGACGGTTCCTTCGACGGGGACGCTGCCCTCGGTGTGGGGGGCGAGGCCGGCGAAGAGGTCGAACTGGTGACCGGAGAGGAAGCGGATCTGGATCCAGCGGAAGATGTAATCCATGATGGACTTGGCGTAGCCGATCTCAGCGTTGCCGGTCCAGCCGCTGGGCTCGAAGCGGGTGTGCGCGAACTTTTCGCAGAGCACCTTGAGCGGCACGCCGTGCTGGAGCGCAAGCGAGATGGCGGTGGCGAAGCTGTCCATGAGGCCGGAGACGGTGCTTCCCTCTTTGGCCATGCGGATGAAGATTTCGCCGGGTTGACCATTTGGATATAGCCCGACGGTGATGTAGCCTTCGTGTCCGGCGAGGCCGAACTTGTGCGTGACCGAGGCGCGCTCGGCGGGCAGGCGGTGACGGACGGCGCGGGGTGGTGACTGCGCGTCGAGCGAGTCGGAGTTTTGCAGGGCGGCGTCGGTGATGGTCTTGAGCTGGGTCTCGAGCGCCGTGATGCGTGCCTGAGCAGCGGCCTTGGCAGCGATGACAGCCTCTTCGATTTCGACCGAGCCTGCTGCGGCGGGGGCTACGGCAGTGGTCTGCTTCTGGGCCTTGCCGTCGCTGGCGGAGACGTTGAGCGGCTGCGAGCCCTTGGAGTTGTCGCGGTAGATGGCTACGGCCTTGAGGCCCTGACGCCAGGCTTCGAGGTAGGCCTCCGCAATGTCATCGACGGACGCGTCCTGCGGCAGGTTGACGGTCTTCGAGATGGCTCCCGAGAGGAAGGGCTGGGTGGCTGCCATCATCTTGATGTGGCCCATGTAGTGGATGCTGCGCGTGCCCTTGGATGGCTTGAAGGAGCAGTCGAAGCAGGCGAGGTGCTCGGGCTTGATGGCGGGAGCGCCTTCGATGGTGCCGGTCGCGTCGATGTAGCTGACGATGGCGTTGACCTCGGCCTCGTTATAGCCGAGCTTGATGAGCGCCGAGGGGACGGTGTTGTTGACGATCTTGATCATGCCGCCGCCGACGAGCTTCTTGTACTTGACGAGGGCGAGGTCGGGCTCGATGCCGGTGGTGTCGCAGTCCATCATGAAGCCGATGGTGCCGGTGGGGGCGAGGACGGTGACCTGCGAGTTGCGGTAGCCGTGCTTTTCGCCGTGGGCGAGCGCGCCGTCCCAGGCGTGGCGGCTGGCTTCGATGAGCTGGTCAAGCTGAGGGACGCTGAAAGGCTCGGCGCTGGTCTTCGACTTGCCGATGTTGTTGACCTCGGCGCGGTGCATACGGATGACGTCGAGGAAGGGCTCGCGGTTGACGTAGAAGCCGGGGCAGGCTCCTCCGGCGATCTCAGCCTGCTGGGTGAGCGGAGTCGCTGCACCGAGGGCGGGGCAGGTCTCGGCGATGCGCGACGACTGCCAGTAGGAGTCGCCGCAGAGGATGGCGGTGAGGACGGCGGCGAAGTCGCGGCCGGCGTCGGAGTCGTAGGGCAGGCCGAAGGCCATCAGCAGCGCGCCGAGGTTGGCGTATCCGAGGCCGAGAGGGCGGTAGTCGTGAGAGTTCTTCGAGATCTGCTCGGTCGGGTAACCGGCGGCGTCGACGATGATCTCCATCGCGGTGGTGAGGATGCCGATGGCGTGGCGATAGGCCGGGATGTCGAACTGGCCGCCGGGGGTGAGGAACTTCAGCAGGTTGAAGCTGGCCAGGTTGCAGGCGGAGTCGTCGAGGAACATGTACTCGCTGCAAGGATTGCTGGCGTTGATGCGTGCGGTGTTCTTGCTGGTGTGCCAGCGATTGATGGTGGTGTCGTACTGCATGCCAGGGTCGCCGCACTGCCAGGTGGCTTCGGCGATGTTGTGCATGATGTCGCGGGCACGGTACTCCTTGACCGGCTTGCGCTCTTTGA
This genomic interval carries:
- a CDS encoding glycoside hydrolase family 3 C-terminal domain-containing protein — its product is MRALYLQGTVLCMAFVTTLFLFFVLTPACLLAAPLSSHSQNKAPLYLDSSAPLQQRVNDLVGRMTLEEKVAQMQNEAPAIPRLHVPSYDWWNEGLHGMARSGYATVFPQAIGLAATWDPKLIGRASDVISTEARAKYNEAQRLGNHSIFYGLTIWSPNINIVRDPRWGRGQETYGEDPFLTGEIGSAFVRGLQGNNPRYLKTVATAKHFAVHSGPESERHSFDAAISPHDLEDTYLPAFRELVTQAQVDSVMCAYNAVDGAPACANTMLLQQKLKRDWGFHGFVVSDCAAISDVSVGHKYAPDLEHAAAVSVKAGTDLSCGKEYAALAGAVRHHLIPESDIDTAVRRLFTARFRLGMFDPAASVSFNQIPFSQNDSPQHAQFALEAARASLVLLKNDHRILPLRSDLRSIAVIGPNADTLPALEGNYNGVASHPVTPLEALEKRMQGRVRYAQGSPYVDGASLPVPETLLTIDGAATHGLRGEYFSDTDFKSAPVVTRVDRRIDFDWNGAPPAPGISAKAFAVRWTGMMTAPVPGTLDMGFSFAHCSTCEDAETIKVWLDGKQVYAYDHAATHGRRAPATPFQLAFADTRPHRLRIEYTHQAPHFGAGLTLNWRPPLDVLRQQAVEAASKSDAVVLFLGLSPELEGEEMPIAVTGFRGGDRTSIELPDAQQQLVSALAATGKPIVMVLMNGSAIALGEAAKKADAILEAWYPGQAGGTAIAETLFGENNPSGRLPITFYTSTAQLPPFDDYSMSGRTYRYFSGEPLYGFGYGLSYTRFGYSAGKLSASTVQAGQPLKVQVEVKNEGDRDGAETIEAYLIPEHSVGAPLRELVGFQKTQLRRGESKTVRMTLTPRELSLVSADGTRSVQQGEYKLFVGGGQPEQSNGVMMRFRILGHSDLQP
- a CDS encoding ester cyclase, encoding MSEQNRALARRWFEEVWNQGSEATIDELFHPQGKAYGFPDADSVLIGPEGFKTIHRQFHSAFTNIHIDIDDLIAEGDRVAIRWTCSMIHNGDGLGFPATGKKTTFPGASFITCRDGQVIEGRNFMDLTRMTLQLQNK
- a CDS encoding AAA family ATPase — encoded protein: MHNPEADEVSLLGVSEIADLLAVSKQTVSNWRTRDEAFPKPMADLKSGPVWMRNEIVIWAQANGHRLQKTEEVKPSAKTPRKKACVVAVMNAKGGVGKSTVTINLGWYCYSRFQKKVLLVDLDPQFNLSQYALGSDEYEKLVRAKKPTISTIFANGSSKVGKEAVNQIRASRAGGKLDLIPSDLDLAWVTRDGYFKDVMLDNYLKHTIGKDNYDLILIDCPPTDSMLTDAAYSASDFLLIPVRPEFLPAIGLPLIDRSLHRFREHKPDSNVQVAGIVLNGVVESKPEYKRSKADILKASKVFNWPMFQTELSASESYPKGSRLGLPIFLTNHARWEKVTNFSSFAKEFAERISL
- a CDS encoding vitamin B12-dependent ribonucleotide reductase, coding for MATIPTQPAKTSKNTVPAPSQASAKSSSKAPGLSFSRHFTKPGLSPFDEITWEFRDAIIQDFKGKIIFEQKNVEVPADWSMTATNIVASKYLHGLNGTDERESGVRALITRVAESIRDWGIRDGYFATSEDADTFFAELSHLLLNQKVAFNSPVWFNVGCDRLEPNSDAQNWHWNQTTGKVEFSVTGYTRPQCSACFINSVNDSLDSILTLAKTEGMLFKWGSGAGSNLSSIRGSMETLSGGGTASGPLSFMRGFDAFAGVIKSGGKTRRAAKMVILNVDHPDINDFIQCKVSEEKKAWTLVQAGYDGSGPDSEAYSSIFFQNANNSVRVNDEFMQAVEADGTFSTKTVKERKPVKEYRARDIMHNIAEATWQCGDPGMQYDTTINRWHTSKNTARINASNPCSEYMFLDDSACNLASFNLLKFLTPGGQFDIPAYRHAIGILTTAMEIIVDAAGYPTEQISKNSHDYRPLGLGYANLGALLMAFGLPYDSDAGRDFAAVLTAILCGDSYWQSSRIAETCPALGAATPLTQQAEIAGGACPGFYVNREPFLDVIRMHRAEVNNIGKSKTSAEPFSVPQLDQLIEASRHAWDGALAHGEKHGYRNSQVTVLAPTGTIGFMMDCDTTGIEPDLALVKYKKLVGGGMIKIVNNTVPSALIKLGYNEAEVNAIVSYIDATGTIEGAPAIKPEHLACFDCSFKPSKGTRSIHYMGHIKMMAATQPFLSGAISKTVNLPQDASVDDIAEAYLEAWRQGLKAVAIYRDNSKGSQPLNVSASDGKAQKQTTAVAPAAAGSVEIEEAVIAAKAAAQARITALETQLKTITDAALQNSDSLDAQSPPRAVRHRLPAERASVTHKFGLAGHEGYITVGLYPNGQPGEIFIRMAKEGSTVSGLMDSFATAISLALQHGVPLKVLCEKFAHTRFEPSGWTGNAEIGYAKSIMDYIFRWIQIRFLSGHQFDLFAGLAPHTEGSVPVEGTVNSPGNVIQSLSASNEDAVILSEAKNPRISSEAPQDLSESFYTTTPPQQGIAPDSSLSSFGEAGGSASAFPNTEDRGIYHAADAMKSMYDMGDAPSCATCGAIMTRSGSCYRCMSCGSTSGCS